From Rutidosis leptorrhynchoides isolate AG116_Rl617_1_P2 chromosome 3, CSIRO_AGI_Rlap_v1, whole genome shotgun sequence, a single genomic window includes:
- the LOC139900362 gene encoding uncharacterized protein, whose amino-acid sequence MIKQGETTVTRRETDDFWELYTDGASSEDGPGIGLLLVSPNGEEITYAIRLKFAASNNEAEYEALIAGLRLAKSIDVRQLTAYVDSQLVPIQLNDSFEARDTSMQKYLELTKALTNTFAAFEIKQIPHNHNKKADALSNLASLLYDHFTKKLWLKYCKESQPKRIPSWQQSQQRKNVG is encoded by the coding sequence ATGATCAAGCAAGGCGAAACCACAGTCACAAGAAGGGAAACGGACGATTTCTGGGAACTATATACGGACGGAGCGTCAAGTGAGGATGGGCCCGGCATAGGTCTACTTCTCGTTTCCCCAAACGGAGAAGAAATAACCTACGCTATCCGGTTGAAGTTCGCCGCCTCAAACAACGAGGCCGAGTACGAAGCACTAATAGCCGGATTACGCTTGGCTAAAAGTATTGATGTACGACAACTCACAGCTTATGTCGACTCACAACTGGTACCAATCCAGTTAAACGACAGCTTCGAAGCAAGGGATACATCGATGCAAAAATACTTAGAACTTACAAAAGCACTAACCAACACCTTCGCAGCATTTGAAATAAAACAAATACCCCATAACCATAACAAGAAAGCAGATGCTTTGAGCAATCTTGCCTCTTTGCTCTACGACCACTTCACCAAAAAGTTATGGTTGAAGTACTGTAAAGAAAGTCAACCGAAGAGGATACCCTCATGGCAACAATCACAGCAGAGGAAGAATGTTGGATGA